Within Anolis sagrei isolate rAnoSag1 chromosome 3, rAnoSag1.mat, whole genome shotgun sequence, the genomic segment TAGAAACCTCTCCCGCGGGGCAAAGTTGTTTCCTGTCTTTTATATTAAGTGGCCAAGACTCCCCCTAAGAAGCCCCATCCATCCCTTCGAGGGGGTCCTGGGAAGCCGAGGAGAGGTGGGAGGAAGCCTCTCGGAAAGGgaaagcaggagagagagagagagagagagagagcgcctcCCCGGACCTGGGGTCCGCCTGCTTACCTTCGGCGCCTCGGGCGGCGTGCGCGAAGTCCTTGAGCTTGCTGCTGTCCTTGTCGCCCTCGGGCTGCTCCTTGAAGAGGTGGACGGGGCACCCTCCGCCGCCACCTCCTCCTTCGGCCAGTTCCTGCAGGCTCCCGGCCTCCGAGGGACCCAGCTCCCGGGACCGCGCCGCTGCCAGGCCTCCCTCCAAAACTTCCCGGTACGTGATGCTTTCCTTCTTGTGTCcgcttcctccccctcctccgccacctcctcctcctcctcctattcctcctcctcctcctccggcgccCTCCTTGCCCTTCTGGTCAAAGGATTTGGAGACAAACGCCGTCAGTTCCTccatggcggcggcggcggcggcaaagaagaagaagaagaagacgcgGGAGAAGACCCGGAACCCCGGCGAGAAAGGCAGTAGCGCgctcgcctcctcttcctcctcctcttcttcctcctcctcttcctcctcggatCCTGCCTTTGGCCCAAGTGCTGCCCTCGCTCCGGAGGTCTACGCCGCCGCGCCTATTAAGCCGGGATGGGGGCGGGGGAGGCGGGGAGGGGGGTTTAACGCGAGTCGGCGGGACTGCGCGTGCGGACACGCCTCTCCGAGACGCCCTCGGTGGCTGGAAATGGGGGAGCGCCTGGCCTGGCTGCCTTGGGATGGGCCAGACCCCCTCGTACTTATATACGCCgcgccttccctcctcccccccccccttcctccagcAATTAGGAGCccgggtctcctcctcctcctcctcttcctccccgaCGACGCCACGGAAGAGCGAGCGCCCTGCTCGGTGCGTTTCCTCACGCGTGGCCTTGATCCCGGTTTCGGGGCGCCGAAGAGCCCCGCCAGGCAGAGGGACAAATAGcggggaagaagagaggaagggaagtcCAATGAAatgcttccccctccccttccccttcccctccccctcctcctatcCCTCGCTCTCCCACAAcaggtatctctctctctctctttctctccccccctctctctccccccctcctctctctttctccccgtttctctcttttcctgtcaatGGTTCTCAAGGACCCAATGGACGGCCGACTGGGAGTGTCTCGATGGAGGAGAAGCTGATCCTGATCTCCGTCCAGGACCCGGGAAGGACAGCAAAGAATCTGATAGTTCAATAAAAACAAAGGTAAACTCTGGCCGAGGCGTCTTCCTTGGGGTTGGCATTGCGGAGACGTTTTCCTTCGTGGGCTGTTTTGCCTGCCATTGTGTGTGTTTGGGGACTCCACACAGAACAGAATCGGGCTCCTGTCTCTTCCGCCTCTTTCCTCATTCCAGAGGACCTGAACCTTGCTCGGGGCGCAAACTTTGCCGGGCTCCGGAGGTCCACTTTCCAGGCCCCACGCCCTGCCTCCCCTTGGGGCCTGAGAGCGGGAGAAGGGGTTGAATGGGCCTTGCTCCGAGGGAAGGGGAGGCTGGGCTGGCTTTCGGGGGACCTCCCGCGATCTGGTTCCTCCTCTTCGTCTCTGATGTCGCCTGAAGACACGCGAAAAAAGGCCAGATGTGCCTCCTTCTCTGGTCTTTCCATCGATCCCATCGATTTATACCGACCTGCCCCGGGGGCTTGTCAGAGGGGGGACCATCGGTAGGAATGAATAGCCTTGCCTGTAATTAGAGCCGGAAGCCTCTGCATTATTACTGCGatcattattggtattattaaatAGTATTACATACTTATTATtgtattaatagtattattacattttattattattttaataatattattgtacATTTTCTGATGTattcattatgtattttattaaatatttattattgtcattaatATAATTACTTAAATAGTATTACCTaaatattattgtaataatactattattaaaatttaatattattatattattattgtacattTTCTGATGTATTCATTATGTAATTTTATTAAATATGTATTACTGTGAATAATATAACTATTTAAATAGTATTACCtaaatattattgtattaataatattaaatgttaataatatttttaatataattgttGGACACTTTCTTATATATTAATGatgtattttattaaatatttatttctgttattattgttgttattattattatttaaattgcaCCACCTAAatattgtattaataataattttaaattttaatattattattttaatactataattttaatattattattgcacaTTTTCTTATACATTCatggtgtattttcattgttattattaacatATTATCACTTAAATGCTATTTTATTAATCATATTATTTAAATTTACTACTATCActttaatattataattacacattttataacacacacacacacacagatactaGTAAATCACACCTTGCTAGCCTGAAGTTCCCGCCATGTAGTTCTTTCCTCCACTTAAAAGTAGAGCCTAGGGATCTATTTCTCTCACGTGAAGACTgaatcccttcctccctcccaaacACGCGTGGACCCTCTGCTTATTTGCTTAGGGATGATGAAGGGGCCTCTGGCTCCCCAAATCGGTGCACAATCCTCAAGCCTCCTTTCTTACCCGCCAACAAGCCCCCTGCTCCAGGTTTCCCGATTTCCAGGCGAAACATTTCCCCCCGCGCTCTTTTAGTGACTCGGAGCCCTTTAAATCCGCGGCGAGACGCGTTAAGATTCCGTTGCCGGCAGCGGGATGTTTCCACTCGGGTCCTTGGGCGCAAGCTCCGCTCTCCTTGGCATATATTTGCGCAAATGCCAGAGAGGGGAGAGGGATGTTGACGCTtccctcctgtgtgtgtgtgttgggggtagAAACGATCGTACCCCAAATCTCGGCGGGTTTTAGGCGTCCGGGGAGTTGTGTGACAAATAATAAAAGGATCCAAAGGGGTGTCTGGTCCAATCGGAGGCCTCCACACGCGAGATCCACGTTTAAAAGCCTCGCAGAACCGAAGGAGAGAGTGAATGCTCATCAGCGGAAGAAGGGATTCATGGACGCCGCCTCCTTCCTATTGTGAGTCTGGTCTTGTTTGGgaatctttttgtttgtttgtttgtttgtttacttcattcGACTCCTCTCTCCATTCAGTCAAaccgccttccacacagccatataaccctgaatatcaaggcagaaaatcccacaatatctgctttgaactgggaccccttccacacagctcaataaaattccacatgttctgccttgatattctgggttatgtggctgtttgGGAaagccctgggttatctgagtccacactgccatattccagttcaaagcagataatctgggattttattcagctgtgtggaaggggcctttgccCCGAAACTGTGCCCtcatcg encodes:
- the LOC132771629 gene encoding serine/arginine repetitive matrix protein 1-like; its protein translation is MPPWAYLDPGFGEAQPLAQLLPHEGVWVVRLVKQSLQLVQLLQRKIGSASPLLQFGLAVLVLRLHLFPLVFALIDPCGRERWTGHPPPPPPPSASSCRLPASEGPSSRDRAAARPPSKTSRIWRQTPSVPPWRRRRRQRRRRRRRGRRPGTPARKAVARSPPLPPPLLPPPLPPRILPLAQVLPSLRRSTPPRLLSRDGGGGGGEGGLTRVGGTARADTPLRDALGGWKWGSAWPGCLGMGQTPSYLYTPRLPSSPPPFLQQLGARVSSSSSSSSPTTPRKSERPARTQWTADWECLDGGEADPDLRPGPGKDSKESDSSIKTKETSSFPKTLGMTVCKRETTTSHQGETEAVEEKSSPPGRAEASCFRTLLLNLLWTPALRQRTWSQGKGVPKHVQMAFSPPPTEFLRQSCLILSEA